The following proteins are co-located in the Sulfurospirillum deleyianum DSM 6946 genome:
- a CDS encoding Bax inhibitor-1/YccA family protein produces MGLYDRNYVHQHSHESAYEHAKGRESSIGIFIKQTYQLFAASLLAASAGAYIGIGMANTIASWFWGFVILEFVFLFGLYAAKRKAGLNLLLLFGFTFLSGLTLAPLLSSIIGLKGGANIVANAFILTTVAFGGLSVFAMNTKKDFTTMGKMLFITLIVVVVAGLINIFFHSPILQLAIASVSSILFSAFILYDTQNIIKGAYETPIEGAIALYLDFLNLFVSLLQILGIFGSRDE; encoded by the coding sequence ATGGGTCTGTATGATAGAAACTACGTACACCAACACTCACATGAGAGTGCCTATGAGCATGCAAAAGGGAGAGAAAGTTCCATTGGAATTTTTATCAAGCAAACGTATCAGCTCTTTGCAGCTTCTCTACTTGCGGCAAGTGCTGGAGCTTATATAGGTATAGGAATGGCAAATACAATTGCCTCTTGGTTTTGGGGATTTGTTATTTTAGAATTTGTCTTTTTGTTTGGATTGTACGCAGCAAAACGTAAAGCCGGTCTTAATTTGCTTTTACTTTTTGGCTTTACCTTTTTAAGTGGATTAACACTTGCCCCATTACTTTCAAGTATTATTGGGCTTAAAGGTGGCGCAAACATTGTAGCAAATGCTTTCATTTTAACAACTGTTGCCTTTGGTGGGCTTTCTGTGTTTGCAATGAATACTAAAAAAGATTTTACAACAATGGGTAAAATGCTTTTTATTACGCTTATTGTTGTCGTGGTAGCAGGGCTAATTAATATATTCTTTCATAGTCCTATTTTACAATTAGCGATTGCAAGTGTTAGTTCTATTTTATTTAGTGCCTTTATTCTTTATGACACACAAAATATTATAAAAGGTGCATATGAGACACCTATTGAAGGCGCCATTGCTCTTTATTTAGACTTTTTAAATCTCTTTGTCTCTTTACTACAAATTCTTGGAATTTTTGGTTCACGCGACGAATAA